A window of the Streptomyces luomodiensis genome harbors these coding sequences:
- a CDS encoding amidohydrolase family protein produces MESFPKIISVDDHTVEPPHVWRDRLPSKYRDTGPRIVRAPLKEMTFVGGRFAPKMGAPGDDGPLADWWVYEELHRPLTRLDTAVGYDRDEVRLEAITYEQMRPGSFSVPDRLADMDVNHVQSALCFPTFPRFCGQTFTEAADRELGLLGVRAYNDWMVEEWCGPEARGRLIPLIIVPLWDAELAAAEVRRNAARGVRAVCFSEIPPNLGLPSIHTDDWDPFLAACDETGTVIAMHIGSSSRMPSTSADAPPAVGSTITFANCCFSMVDWLMSGKFERFPHLKVMYAEGQIGWIPYILERADVVWEENRGWGGVADKVLRPPSELFAEHVYGCFFDDAFGLRNLDAIGVGNVLYETDYPHSDSTWPASREVGEGQMGHLAPDVVERIVRGNAIELLGLTAEGLWAGAPGVG; encoded by the coding sequence ATGGAGAGCTTCCCGAAGATAATTTCGGTGGACGACCACACGGTTGAGCCCCCTCACGTCTGGCGGGACCGTCTCCCGTCGAAGTACCGCGACACCGGACCGCGCATCGTCCGGGCCCCGCTGAAGGAGATGACGTTCGTCGGCGGCCGGTTCGCCCCGAAGATGGGCGCTCCCGGGGACGACGGGCCCCTCGCGGACTGGTGGGTGTACGAGGAGCTGCACCGGCCGCTGACCCGGCTGGACACCGCCGTCGGATACGACCGGGACGAGGTGCGGCTGGAGGCCATCACCTACGAGCAGATGCGGCCCGGCTCCTTCTCGGTGCCGGACCGGCTCGCGGACATGGACGTCAACCACGTCCAGTCGGCGCTCTGCTTCCCCACCTTCCCCCGCTTCTGCGGACAGACCTTCACCGAGGCCGCCGACCGCGAGCTGGGACTGCTCGGGGTCCGGGCGTACAACGACTGGATGGTGGAGGAGTGGTGCGGCCCCGAGGCCCGGGGCAGGCTGATCCCGCTGATCATCGTCCCGCTGTGGGACGCCGAACTGGCCGCCGCCGAGGTACGGCGGAACGCGGCGCGCGGGGTGCGTGCCGTCTGCTTCTCGGAGATCCCGCCGAACCTGGGGCTGCCGTCGATCCACACCGACGACTGGGACCCCTTCCTCGCCGCGTGCGACGAGACCGGCACGGTCATCGCGATGCACATCGGCTCCTCCTCCCGGATGCCCTCGACCTCCGCCGACGCGCCCCCGGCGGTCGGCTCCACGATCACCTTCGCCAACTGCTGCTTCTCGATGGTCGACTGGCTGATGAGCGGCAAGTTCGAGCGCTTCCCCCACCTGAAGGTGATGTACGCGGAGGGCCAGATCGGCTGGATTCCCTACATCCTCGAGCGCGCCGACGTGGTGTGGGAGGAGAACCGGGGCTGGGGCGGAGTGGCGGACAAGGTGCTGCGACCGCCGTCCGAGCTGTTCGCGGAGCATGTCTACGGATGCTTCTTCGACGACGCGTTCGGGCTGCGCAATCTCGACGCGATCGGGGTCGGCAACGTGCTGTACGAGACGGACTATCCGCACTCCGACTCCACCTGGCCCGCGTCCCGGGAGGTCGGCGAGGGGCAGATGGGGCATCTGGCGCCGGACGTCGTGGAGCGGATCGTCCGCGGCAACGCGATCGAGCTGCTGGGGCTCACGGCGGAGGGGCTCTGGGCGGGGGCGCCGGGGGTTGGCTGA
- a CDS encoding ATP-binding protein produces the protein MVGDKRLGRQEGSTGSVPNRSRHGEEADVSLGKGPGLGLGRTRIELELERGRPSDVVSELSAAAASRSAHGRTTVVRPAQLPAAVADFTGRSVFVNELSDRLAAVLDRDRAPVLAISGTGGIGKTALAIHVSHTARSRFPDGQLYVDLQGAGASPADPEAVLGAFLRALGTPDSVIPDGTVERATLYRSLLARRRVLVLLDNARDAAQVRQLLPGSPSCAALVTSRTRMADLPESHLVDLAVMTPSEAFALFAHIVGEERAGVEHDAVMDVVTSCGFLPLAIRIAGSRLAARRTWTVSALAEKLADERRRLDELRAGDLAVKATFELGYGQLEPQQARGFRLLGLAAGPDISAEAAAAVLDLDIGQTERLLGSLVDISLMESATPGRYRFHDLVRLYAWECAHSDEQPEAERGAALSRLLDFYLATGARVYAMERPGDRTVEHLAPTDHPGLSFTSSAAALDWLFAEADCLIACARQCVGETTRRRAADLLMATVDLAESGAKSRQYEAAARAISEAARQSGDVRAEGHARLTLGHLYQLTGRLDQADAELRRSLELGTHIRDPMLACRVPNQRSLIALQQGRNDEAEIHLGQALQAFRADDNEAGEASALSNLARLHLDTGRVRSGVELAEQAVSIYRRLGTSLRLANGMYVLGIALTRTGSLDEALDLLTQALGIFRENRQSLWEGMTHFRLAETLLAAHRPDQAAEHAERAIALGGLGGERRRGSFLTILGKALIALGQTDRARECLREALAICRHAQAPECREVQELLSACAADSCPTPERTIGHQTPFAEMDPWPNSLPRSDGASPT, from the coding sequence ATGGTCGGCGACAAGCGGCTGGGGCGGCAGGAAGGTTCCACCGGGTCCGTACCGAACCGGTCCCGGCATGGCGAGGAGGCGGACGTATCCCTTGGCAAGGGTCCCGGCCTCGGTCTCGGCCGGACGCGGATCGAACTGGAGTTGGAGCGCGGGCGCCCCTCCGATGTCGTCTCGGAGCTGTCCGCGGCCGCGGCGTCGCGTTCCGCGCATGGCCGGACCACCGTCGTACGCCCCGCGCAGCTGCCCGCGGCCGTGGCCGACTTCACCGGCCGGTCCGTCTTCGTCAATGAGCTGAGCGATCGGCTCGCCGCCGTTCTCGATCGTGACCGCGCCCCCGTCCTCGCGATATCGGGCACCGGAGGCATCGGGAAGACCGCTCTCGCCATCCACGTCTCGCACACGGCCCGCAGCCGCTTCCCCGATGGCCAGCTCTATGTCGACCTCCAGGGCGCGGGCGCCTCCCCCGCCGATCCGGAAGCCGTGCTGGGCGCGTTCCTGCGCGCCCTGGGGACTCCGGACTCGGTCATTCCCGACGGCACCGTGGAGCGCGCCACGCTCTACCGCTCGCTCCTGGCCCGGCGCCGGGTGCTGGTCCTGCTCGACAACGCCCGCGACGCCGCCCAGGTGCGGCAGCTCCTGCCCGGTTCCCCCTCGTGTGCCGCCCTGGTCACCAGCCGCACCCGGATGGCGGACCTGCCGGAGTCCCATCTCGTCGACCTCGCCGTGATGACCCCGTCCGAAGCGTTCGCCCTCTTCGCCCACATCGTCGGCGAGGAGCGGGCCGGCGTCGAGCACGACGCGGTGATGGACGTGGTCACCTCCTGCGGTTTCCTGCCGCTGGCCATTCGCATCGCCGGCTCACGCCTCGCCGCCCGCCGCACCTGGACCGTGTCCGCACTCGCCGAAAAGCTCGCCGACGAGCGGCGGAGACTGGACGAGCTACGGGCCGGAGACCTGGCCGTCAAGGCCACCTTCGAGCTCGGCTACGGACAACTGGAGCCACAGCAGGCACGCGGCTTCCGGCTGCTCGGACTGGCCGCCGGGCCGGACATCTCCGCGGAGGCCGCCGCCGCGGTGCTCGACCTGGACATCGGGCAGACCGAGAGACTTCTCGGATCGCTCGTGGACATCTCCCTCATGGAATCCGCCACACCGGGCCGGTACCGCTTCCATGACCTGGTGCGCCTCTACGCCTGGGAGTGCGCGCACAGCGACGAGCAGCCGGAGGCGGAGCGGGGCGCGGCGCTGTCCAGGCTGTTGGACTTCTACCTGGCCACCGGGGCCCGGGTGTACGCCATGGAGCGACCGGGTGACCGGACGGTGGAACACCTGGCGCCCACCGACCACCCGGGGCTGTCCTTCACCTCCTCGGCAGCCGCGCTGGACTGGCTTTTCGCGGAGGCCGACTGCCTGATCGCATGCGCCCGTCAGTGCGTCGGCGAAACCACCCGCCGCCGTGCCGCGGACCTTCTGATGGCCACAGTGGATCTTGCCGAGTCCGGCGCCAAGTCGCGCCAGTACGAGGCGGCGGCCAGGGCGATAAGCGAGGCGGCCCGGCAATCCGGCGATGTGCGCGCGGAAGGCCATGCGAGGCTGACACTGGGCCACCTTTATCAGCTCACGGGACGACTCGACCAGGCCGATGCCGAACTGCGGCGGTCCCTGGAGCTGGGGACACACATCCGCGATCCCATGCTTGCCTGCCGCGTCCCCAACCAGCGCAGCCTCATCGCCCTCCAGCAGGGCCGGAACGACGAGGCGGAGATCCACCTCGGCCAGGCGCTCCAAGCCTTCCGCGCCGATGACAACGAGGCCGGGGAGGCGAGCGCGCTGTCCAACCTCGCGCGCCTCCACCTCGACACGGGCCGCGTACGAAGCGGTGTGGAACTCGCCGAACAGGCGGTGTCCATCTACCGCAGACTCGGCACCTCGCTCCGGCTCGCCAATGGCATGTACGTCCTGGGCATCGCGCTGACGCGCACCGGAAGTCTGGACGAGGCGCTGGATCTCCTCACCCAGGCGCTCGGCATTTTCCGCGAGAATCGTCAATCCCTCTGGGAGGGCATGACCCATTTCCGGCTGGCCGAAACTCTACTCGCCGCGCACCGTCCGGATCAGGCGGCCGAACACGCCGAGCGAGCCATCGCCCTGGGCGGGCTCGGTGGCGAGCGGCGGCGCGGCTCCTTCCTCACCATTCTGGGCAAAGCACTGATCGCACTAGGTCAGACGGATCGGGCCCGGGAATGCCTGCGCGAGGCGCTCGCGATTTGCCGCCATGCGCAGGCACCGGAATGCCGGGAAGTACAGGAACTGCTGTCGGCGTGCGCTGCGGACTCATGCCCCACCCCGGAGCGGACTATCGGCCATCAGACGCCCTTCGCGGAAATGGATCCATGGCCGAATTCCCTGCCCCGATCTGACGGTGCGTCGCCTACGTGA
- a CDS encoding SDR family NAD(P)-dependent oxidoreductase translates to MGKLDGRVVLITGAARGQGEQEARLFAAEGARVVLGDVLDGPGEALAEELGERARFVHLDVGREDDWAAAVAAAKDAFGAVDGLVNNAGILRFNELTSTPLAEYLEVVQVNQVGTFLGMRTVAPELAAAGGGTIVNTASYVALSGMAFLTSYAATKAAVVGMTRVAAMELADKGIRVNAMCPGAIDTPMTNPAQLDPTADSAEASAAVDELYRKLVPLGRIGRPEEVARLALFLSSEDSSYVTGQPFVADGGWLTGVSVF, encoded by the coding sequence ATGGGCAAGCTGGACGGGCGGGTCGTCCTCATCACCGGGGCGGCGCGCGGGCAGGGGGAACAGGAGGCGCGGCTGTTCGCGGCGGAGGGCGCCCGGGTGGTCCTCGGCGACGTACTGGACGGGCCGGGCGAGGCGCTGGCCGAGGAGCTGGGGGAGCGCGCCCGCTTCGTGCACCTGGACGTGGGCCGGGAGGACGACTGGGCCGCCGCCGTCGCGGCCGCCAAGGACGCCTTCGGCGCGGTGGACGGCCTGGTCAACAACGCCGGCATCCTCCGCTTCAACGAGCTGACCAGCACCCCGCTGGCGGAGTACCTGGAGGTGGTCCAGGTCAACCAGGTCGGGACGTTCCTCGGGATGCGGACGGTGGCGCCGGAGCTGGCGGCGGCGGGCGGCGGGACGATCGTGAACACCGCCTCGTACGTCGCCCTGTCCGGCATGGCCTTCCTCACCTCCTACGCCGCGACGAAGGCGGCGGTGGTGGGGATGACGCGGGTGGCCGCGATGGAGCTCGCGGACAAGGGCATCCGGGTCAACGCGATGTGCCCGGGGGCGATCGACACCCCCATGACCAACCCGGCCCAGCTCGACCCCACCGCCGACAGCGCGGAGGCGTCGGCGGCGGTCGACGAGCTCTACCGCAAGCTGGTGCCGCTGGGCCGGATCGGCCGCCCGGAGGAGGTGGCGCGGCTGGCGCTCTTCCTGTCGTCGGAGGACTCGTCGTACGTGACGGGCCAGCCGTTCGTCGCCGACGGCGGCTGGCTGACCGGCGTCTCGGTCTTCTAG
- a CDS encoding LLM class F420-dependent oxidoreductase — MRVLPRGRLSYGMQLPVQSQSTLYAEAWEAEAGPAELLAVARAADRLGFAYLAVCDHVAIPRRLAAAMGTVWYDPVATLSWLAAATERVRLLSHVAVAALRHPLLTAKQYATLDHLSGGRLILGVGAGHVREEFEALGVDFARRGALLDETVDALKAALGPEEFPGFRGERFAFSGLGQAPRPVQTPRPPLWIGGSSPAAVRRAAVRGDGWLPQGDPRDRLPGQIARLRALREAAGIDEPAEIGAITEPLYVGEPGWDVGRRTLTGAPERLADSLRAYAAMGVDQIQVRFRCRDHAELTDQIAAFATDVAPHLDD; from the coding sequence ATGCGTGTCCTGCCCCGGGGCCGGTTGAGCTACGGCATGCAGCTGCCCGTCCAGTCGCAGTCCACCCTCTACGCCGAGGCGTGGGAGGCCGAGGCCGGTCCGGCCGAGCTCCTCGCGGTCGCCCGCGCCGCCGACCGGCTCGGCTTCGCGTACCTCGCCGTCTGCGACCACGTCGCGATCCCGCGGCGGCTGGCCGCCGCGATGGGCACCGTCTGGTACGACCCGGTGGCCACCCTGAGCTGGCTCGCCGCGGCCACCGAGCGGGTGCGGCTGCTCAGCCATGTGGCGGTCGCCGCGCTACGGCATCCGCTGCTGACCGCCAAGCAGTACGCGACGCTGGACCACCTCTCCGGCGGCCGGCTGATCCTCGGGGTCGGGGCCGGGCATGTGCGGGAGGAGTTCGAGGCGCTCGGGGTGGACTTCGCCCGGCGCGGGGCGCTGCTGGACGAGACGGTCGACGCGCTGAAGGCGGCGCTGGGGCCGGAGGAGTTCCCCGGCTTCCGCGGGGAGCGGTTCGCGTTCAGCGGTCTGGGGCAGGCCCCGCGTCCCGTCCAGACGCCGCGGCCCCCGCTGTGGATCGGCGGCTCCTCGCCCGCGGCGGTGCGCCGGGCGGCCGTCCGGGGTGACGGCTGGCTGCCGCAGGGCGACCCCCGGGACCGGCTGCCCGGCCAGATCGCCCGGCTGCGCGCGCTGCGGGAAGCGGCCGGGATCGACGAGCCCGCCGAGATCGGCGCGATCACCGAACCGCTGTACGTGGGGGAGCCCGGCTGGGACGTGGGGCGCCGGACCCTGACCGGCGCGCCGGAGCGGCTGGCCGACAGCCTGCGCGCGTACGCCGCGATGGGGGTGGACCAGATCCAGGTGCGGTTCCGCTGCCGGGACCACGCCGAGCTCACCGACCAGATAGCGGCCTTCGCCACCGATGTCGCCCCGCACCTCGACGACTAG